In Acidisarcina polymorpha, the DNA window ACGTCGCGGCGGAGTTACAGCGTAGAAAAATTCGAACCAAAGTGATCATCGTGACTACGTTCGCCCGCAGCGGTTATCTGCGCCGGGCGCTCGATGCCGGGGCGGCCGGTTACCTACTGAAGGACAAACCCGCGGAGAAATTGGCAGAGGCTGTGCGCCAGGTGCATCGCGGTCTACGGGTCATCGATCCGGAGTTAGCCGCGGAGTCGTGGGGGATGGCCGATCCGCTGACCGATCGCGAACGCCAGACGCTGCGAATGGCAGCCGAGGGTGCGACCAGCGGGGATATTGCAGCGAAGCTGAATCTCTCTGAGGGTACGGTGCGCAATTACTTATCCGAGGCGATCAATAAACTAGGAGCTTCGAATCGGATCGAGGCAGCCAGGATCGCCAGAGCCCAAGGCTGGCTGTGAAGGAACCGATGGTCGGCCGATGGCTGGCAGGGTCATCATTAAGCAATTTGTTTAGACAACCAATCAATATAGATTTTCCTGCCTTAGTACATGAGGGCGCCACGCCGAGCGCCGGTTCACTGCCAAGTTGAGAACTATCTTTGAGGATTCCTTGCTTGCCTTGAAAAGGGATATCATGCCTTAGGACATCAGCGGTGCGGAGAATGGTGTTAGCTCCCGCGAACTTGCCCCACTCTTGACATCACGCGGCGGTCCGCATGTTCATGCTTCACCGCTTGCGCAAGGCGATGCAGAACGGCTCCATCATGAGCTGGCTGGCCACCTCAGCGATGGTGTTGAAGCTGACGAAATCATTGGCGGTAAGGCACCTAACATGTCCGAACTAATTTCGCCTGGCCGCGTTACGGAAGCCAGACGATCCTAGCTCGATCTGAAGCGCATATGTACGAGACTTTCTTTGGCCCATTTGTCGTCGCTGCAGGCACGTCGTCACAGAAAAACGATGTCGGCTCCAGTGTGCAAGGTTGTGAAATGCACTCGTCACAGCATAAGGTTATGGCAGTCGCTCAAGCCTGTTAATTTGTTTTTTTATGTGCGAGTTATGGAATGCGACCGTGTTGCGGGATCGGCAGCGCCCGCCGCGTACACCCCCATCGTATTGACCACCGGTAATGTAGCGCCTTGGATTGTAACTAAGTGAGTGGAAGTATTCCTGGATAACTGCGCCGACTATCGCCTTTTGCCATCCGGAGGAGTCTTTTAGAGAGATGCTTAGGAATAAAAGTGACGCCTCTGCATTGTTGAGTGTAGGTCACAGCGCTTCGTGGGGCCGGTCTAAATATCTTGCGTCGGACCGAACGTCAAGAAGCGACGGTGTGAACGAAAGGGGAGGAACTATGAAAATAGGCTTTGTGAGTATGCCTCTATCGGGACACTTAAATCCTATGACTGCGCTTGCACGCAAACTGCAGTCGCGTGGGAATGAAGTGGTGATGATTGGCGTTCCGGATGTCGAACCGTTCGCCCGCGCGGCCGGGATCGAGTTCGTTCCTTTCTGCGAAGCCGAGTATCCCTTGGGGTCCACTGCTGTGGCCTGGGGCGAGGTGGCAAAGCGGCATGGGTTCGACGTCGTTGAATACACTACTCGCCATTTAAATCCTGGCCTCATTAGTGCCGGGTTGAAGCACCTGCCTGGAAAACTCGTGGAGACGGGCGTCGAGGCGATGATATTCGACACCGTTTGCTTTTACATGGAGTTTGTCCCGATGAGCATGAACATCCCTTATGTGCACATTTGGAATATCCTTCACGTCGACTTCTCCGCGACTACCCCACCGTGCTTTTTCAGTTCACCGTATGAGACTGGCGGGAAAGCTATCGCCAAGAACGCGGAGGCCTTG includes these proteins:
- a CDS encoding response regulator transcription factor; this translates as MTSESGGRSAGIRVVLAEDQAMVLGALAALLEMAGGISVVGRAQNGSDALTKVLSLKPDVFITDIEMPEMSGLDVAAELQRRKIRTKVIIVTTFARSGYLRRALDAGAAGYLLKDKPAEKLAEAVRQVHRGLRVIDPELAAESWGMADPLTDRERQTLRMAAEGATSGDIAAKLNLSEGTVRNYLSEAINKLGASNRIEAARIARAQGWL